Proteins encoded in a region of the Bacillus sp. T3 genome:
- a CDS encoding TetR/AcrR family transcriptional regulator: MIKKQLIMEKAIELFAKQGFEATTVQQITDYCGISKGAFYLSFKSKDELILALIDHFMVQSTSDIDYIVRNSNKDVLLYDFYFKIYQTYQKHSDFAKIFVKDQTYSFNNEEFFRKINYYDRLIDNSILLMLERLYGESIDAVKYDLICCIKGFMKTYAHLFLFYSFPVDVELLAKSLAEKTNLLANHTTISFLSQEKIEILKQPLTETITKEGLLEIIDQKIAEMEESVEKESLVLLRGQIIEPTMNRAIVIGLLENIRNHPHCKWIAYLLRESIGTKLLLPS; the protein is encoded by the coding sequence ATGATTAAAAAACAATTAATTATGGAGAAAGCAATCGAGCTCTTTGCCAAACAAGGTTTCGAAGCAACCACTGTTCAACAAATCACGGACTATTGCGGTATTTCCAAGGGTGCTTTTTATCTGTCGTTTAAGTCAAAGGACGAATTGATTTTGGCCTTAATTGACCACTTTATGGTTCAGAGCACTTCGGACATTGACTATATAGTCAGAAATTCTAACAAAGATGTTCTTTTATATGATTTTTATTTTAAAATCTATCAGACCTATCAAAAACATTCCGATTTCGCCAAAATCTTTGTAAAAGATCAAACGTACTCCTTTAACAATGAGGAGTTCTTCAGGAAAATTAACTATTACGACCGGCTCATTGATAATAGTATTCTTTTGATGCTTGAAAGGCTGTATGGTGAGTCAATCGATGCTGTTAAATATGATTTAATTTGTTGCATTAAAGGGTTTATGAAAACCTATGCACACCTATTTTTATTTTATAGTTTTCCTGTGGACGTAGAGCTTTTAGCTAAATCGCTCGCTGAAAAAACAAACCTGCTCGCGAACCACACAACGATATCCTTTCTTTCACAGGAGAAAATCGAAATTCTGAAACAACCGCTGACAGAAACCATAACGAAGGAAGGACTGCTCGAAATCATCGATCAAAAAATCGCCGAAATGGAAGAATCGGTCGAAAAAGAATCATTGGTGCTGTTGCGTGGGCAAATCATAGAACCAACCATGAACCGCGCCATCGTCATCGGCCTTCTCGAAAACATTCGTAACCATCCGCACTGTAAGTGGATTGCTTATTTGTTAAGAGAAAGCATAGGGACGAAGCTTTTGCTTCCTTCATAA